One Cryptomeria japonica chromosome 9, Sugi_1.0, whole genome shotgun sequence genomic window carries:
- the LOC131073442 gene encoding membrane protein PM19L yields MGVGIVKSLAGFLVLLNFCMYVTVAGIAGWALNKAIDHHFVTGPKNSIPVGFSFSPLLFPIGNEATGFMVIFSLIAGVVGAASCLSGLHHLRVWTAESLASTASSAITAWALTLLAMGLACKEIHLHSRSPNLVALEAFIIILSATKLFYMMVIHIGFFAGNYFFSGEKHVATTTAEPLKENTLRA; encoded by the exons ATGGGTGTGGGAATAGTGAAGTCTTTGGCTGGATTTTTGGTACTTCTGAATTTCTGCATGTATGTGACTGTTGCTGGCATTGCTGGTTGGGCACTCAATAAGGCCATTGACCATCATTTTGTTACAG GACCCAAAAATAGCATACCAGTGGGCTTCTCATTTTCACCATTGCTTTTCCCCATAGGGAATGAAGCCACTGGTTTTATGGTCATCTTTTCTCTGATAGCTGGAGTTGTAGGAGCAGCTTCATGTCTTTCAGGGCTACATCATCTAAGAGTGTGGACAGCAGAGAGCTTGGCTTCAACTGCTTCATCCGCCATCACAGCTTGGGCTCTTACTCTTCTTGCCATGGG GTTggcatgcaaggagatccatttaCATAGCAGAAGCCCAAATCTG GTCGCTTTGGAAGCCTTCATCATCATTctatctgcaacaaaattgttttACATGATGGTCATCCATATTGGATTCTTTGCTGGAAATTACTTTTTTAGTGGAGAGAAACATGTTGCCACTACCACTGCTGAGCCTCTAAAGGAAAACACACTTCGAGCTTAG